The genomic interval TTGGATGCCCTGGCGCTCGCAGGTTTGCGCCAGGAGCTTCTGGGCGAGCGCGGCCGACTCGCGGTGCGCCACCATCCAACCGACGACAGCGCGGCTGTACACGTCGAGGACGACGTAGAGGTAGAAGTACGTCCACTTTCCTGGGCCGTGCAGCTTGGAGATATCCCAGCTCCAGAGTTCGTTCGGCTTCGTCGCGTGCACCTGGGGCACCGGATGGTTGGGGTGGCGCAGTTGGTTGCGGCGCTCTCGTACCTCCTGGTTCTCGGCCAGCACCCGGTACAGCGTCCGCTCCGAGCACAGGTAGCGCCCTTCATCGAGCAGTTGCGCGTAGACTTCCGCGGGCGCCGCATCCGCGAATCTCGGCTCGTGCAGTACGCGGAGCACCTCGGCCCGCTGCTCGGCGGACAAGGCCCTTGGCTGGCGACGTCCACGGGCCGCCCCCTGCGTCGGCCGCAGGCTCCGGTAGAAGGTGGCTCGCGACAGGCCCATCACCTGGCACACCGGAAAGACTCCCAGCTCTCCCACGGCCTCTCGTGCCGCCGCCATCAGGGCTCCTCGTCTGGCTTGGGCAGTTCCACTCCCAGGATTTCCGATACTTTTTTTTGGAGGTCCAACAGGGCCTCGGCGCGTTTGAGTTTCGCCTGGGCACGCGCCAACTCCTTCTCCAACTCGGCGATTCTCCGGACCCCGGGCGCGGGCACCTTCGCCGGGGGGCCTCGCTTGACTGGCTCCAGGGCGGCCTGTCCTCCGGCCTCGCGTTGACGTCGCCACACGCTCAACAGTGAGGAGTACAGCCCCTCACGGCGCAGAAGTGCGCCCACCTCTCCGGGCTTCGTGCACCGGTCCGCTTCCTCGAGGATGCGCCGCTTGTCCTCCGCGCTGAAGCGACGACGCTTTGCCTTCTCCACCACCTCGGTCTCCCCAACCCGAGCCTCTTTCACCACCGGATTCATCGTCCCTGCCTGGGTCGCCCTGCACACTAAACTGCTGGGTACGAACTGTCTCACTCACGTTGGCAGAGAGGGCAGCGGGAACGTCCTTATCCAGAGCGAGCACGGACTGGAGTGCCCCAAAGCCCATCCCTCAAGCACGCTGCGCCGCTCCTCATTCAATCGCGATGGCCTGAGCGCCTGAAAGCATGTGCCGCCACTTCAGTCATCACCAGACACGGCCCCTGGCTTCAACCGCGGCAAGAGGCACGACGCGCGTCCACTGCAACCTGGGGGCTGGTACGTTCCAAGCATCCAGACGTCAAACAATGGAGCGACACAGGTGCGGACAACCTTCGAATCAATTCAGGAGATTCTCAAGGCAGGAGCAAACATCCACCTCCATGATCGGTACCCACCAGGAGATATCGAGCGGCTCGCGACGATGGCCCGCGAGCACGGTGGCCACCTGCTCGTCTCAGGTGACTACACCAGCGACTGGCTCATCCGATGGGCCAAGGCCGGGGGGAGTCATTTTACGTTCGTCGTCCAGTCCAGTCTCCGCAGCGGCATATAGAGCCCGATCCGGGCCAGTCAGGGAGAGGAGATCCTGGGTTGCCACCTGCCTCATTGACGCGCCCCATCCCGAACGTCTTCGGGCCGAGGCATTCGCGAGTCAGCGACCGTCAGGAGCACCCCCGACTGCTTCATCTGTTCTTGATGATCATCCCAGAAACAGCCAACAACGCCGGCGATGTTGGCACCCACCAGCGACATCAAGAACTCCCACACATCCCATTCCTTGGACGAGACGAATGCCACAAGACTCGATCCCACTCCGGCCAAAGCCCCCAAGAGGGCAAGTGGATGACGATGCATGAGGCGCACGACGGTGACGACGCCGCCGAGGAAGAGGACGCCTCCGACAAGAGTCTCCATGAGTAGCGCAGGCATCATTTCAGCCCCCTATTGATACTCTTGGGGGGTCCGGCCGCTAGGGGCAAGCCCCCCCATTGATCGCGTTACCCGCAATGCAATCCAGGGTGTTCGCCAGAGAATAACAGCAGCCCATCTGAGCACGGTCAGAAGGCCGAGTAGGCAAACCACTTCGCTCCGCTGCTGACGTCGTAGCAGAAGAGGTCTGTCCGGCCGTCCCCGTTGAAATCGGCGGCGGAGAATCGCGCGGAGAGACGGTTGCACCACTTCATATCCTGATACCAATCCGTCCCAACGAAGTACCCGCCCAGGCGAGCAAAGGCAATCCACTTCTCCCCTGTCAGAGTATCATGGCAGAGGAGATCCGCCCGACCATCTCCATTGAAGTCCCCAGTGACGAACTGGCTCCCCTGGCGACTGCACCACCCCATCGGCGAATACCAGTCATTCCCGACGAAATGCCCATCAGGAGGTCGCGCAAAGGCGATGCGCTTCTCGCCCGAGAGCCAACTGTGACACAGCATGTCCGCCAGGCCATCACCATTGAAGTCATCAACAAAGAGCTGAGACCCAAAATAGTTGCACCACTCCATGTTTGTATCCCAGAGCCAGAAACCAGTCGCTGCCGGGGCTGGCTCCGCATCGGGATGAGCTCTCGCGGCTTGTCCAAAGGGAGCCCTCAGCAGTGACGCCACGAACAAGCTCGGAAACAGTCTCGACCCACGCATTGTTCCCCCAGTAGCAAATTGCACTCCTCGCCTCAAACATCGACCATCCATAGGCCGCATCAAATAAGACATGAGTCGCAACAACTGTTGAGCCTCGGCACAGTACCCTCGACCGGAAAGCAACCACTCCCGACCAAGACTTTTGTTCCCACACGACCACCACAAGGACCCAAACAAACAAATCAAGCCCAATACACTTCACCACTCAAGACCATCACCCCAGACATCCTTGCGTGAAGCACCCGAGAGCCGCCACGTACCTGCTGTTTGCAGCCTTGAGGCCGTGGCACGAGAGGCTGGCATAGCCGCTGGCCAGAGGATTGTGCGCTGCCCTATCACCCGAGGCGCACCAGGGCACAGTGCCAAGAACTGGTGGTGACTCGCTCGCAACGGGCTACCTCGGCCGTTCGCACGACACACCCAGTTCTCGCGCCACTTCACCAGCCTCTCTCGAGCGAGGGACGACGCTTGCGACAGGGAGACAGCCCCGTCCGCTTCAGTCCCCCAAATGGTCCCCGCCTCTGTGTCAAGACACCACACCTCCACCTCGGTTGGAGCGCGCGTACATCTGCCTTGTGAGGAATGAATTGTGCTCCCCGGACTGAGGCGCCCTGTCGAGGGGCGTCCCCCGCCGCCCTGCGCCACGACCCGCGCGGGACATCCACGAAGGTGTCTACCGCACATTCATCGCAAGCACTCACGTCCGCCCGGTCACAAGGCACATACAATGCACCAAGACCTCACCATCACCTCACTCGGAGGCGACTCCATGCACGCAGAGCCAGTCAGCCATCCTGTCGATGCCACATGTCCCCGCCATCCGGACCGGGGCGCCGCAGGGTCCTGCGCCCGCTGCGGAAGCTTTTTCTGCGAGTACTGCACGGGGCAAGAAGCCGGGCTCTGCGCGTCCTGTCGCGCATGGCGCAGGCAACAATCCCTGGCCTCCACGAGTCCCTGGGCCGTTATCGCCACCTTGGGCATCAGCCTGCATGCAGTCGCCGAGTTCGCATATCTCGCTGTGACCATGTGGCTCTACGGCCTCGTCCTCGGCTGTGGATATTCAAAACAGGAATCCCTCGTCGCATATGGGACGGCCCTCCTCATTGTGAACGTGGTCATGGCTGTGTCCGAGCTGCTCGGCGTGGTCGGGTTTCTGACGTGGCAGTACCGGGTGACCCGCCTCGCAGCACTAATCGAAGTCAGCCAGACGTCCCCTCGCTGGGCCATCCTGTCTTGGTTCGTCCCGGGCATGAATCTCTTCAAGCCCTATCTGATGCTTCGCGACCTCTCTCGCGCGCTGGGAGGCGCGGCGAATCGGACGGGCCTGGTACGAGCCTGGTGGTTAACAGCGCTGCTCAGCTTGATGCTGAGCGCGGGGTATTACGCGATACACAACATCGATGAAATCGCCGACATCAGCCCTACTGCGAGGCAGGTGACCCACATCATCCAAACCGCGGTGTTCTTGCTCGCCGCCGCATTGTGCATCGGTGTCATTTGGCGCATCCAGCGCCGACTCGTTCAGGTGAAAGACGAGCTCCAACTCGCCCCATGAAGGGGCCCCCAGGGTCTCCGCGTAGTAGTCGCGAATGAGGGGACGCAGGTCGAGAAAGCCGTGGCTGAAGGGGCGGCCGAGCAGCGGCGCGCGGTAGCCCTCGGGTGAAGTACGTGCCAGTGCCCAACCGACACGTTGACGATGAGCCAGGGTAGCCCTCACTGCTCGCGCGTGACACGGCCGGCTTCGCTCGCCTCCGGGGATGCAAGTGGAGGACTCGCCCTCGCCCTATGCCTCCGCCCACACGAAATCCTTGCATTCCAGGTGAAAGTGGGCCTGCCCCTCAGCGAGGTTGTGGCAAGGATGGGAGACCAGTGCGCCCACGACCTGGACGACGAGGCCGCAGGACTCGCGGGGACCACTGCGTGGGCATGAACAAGAGTAGCTTCAACGACAGGCGCGAGGAAGTCGAGGGCAGAGCCGGGCAGCATGGATGGCCTCTGGTGGAGGCACCTGTCATTGCACCACCTTGGTTGTTGCCTCCCATACGAACGGTGTCCGAATGGCATCCCTGCATGTTTGGACCTTGCATCGCTCGCGTGTAAGTTCAACTCAATCACGCACACGGGGGTACCCATGCACCAATGCATCCGACTGCTTCTGACCCTTGCCATCGGCACCACAATGTCGGCCTGCCAAACCTACACAGCCTCGCGCTATTCTGTGTCGTCCGACAACGTCCAGACGCTCCGAGCCCTCCGCCAAAAGTACCCATCGGGCTCGATTAGCGTTGCAAACTTCTCGGCAAAGGATGGTCCTCTGCGCGAACTCACCTGCCGCGGGGCCGGGCCAGTCGCACCACCAGATCAGAAGACATTCGAGCAGTACGTACAGTCCGCCCTCGTCGACGACCTAAAAATGGCCGATGTCTACTCCGACAAGTCCCTCGTGGCACTTTCGGCGACCATCCAGTCCATCGATTTCAGTTCCACGGGCGGAACGTGGACTCTTGCTGCGCTCGTGTCGGCCGGCAAGCAATCGCCCTACGCGGTCTCCCATACGGCCAACTACTCGAGCAGCTTCATGGGGGACAACGCATGCATGCTGACTGCGCAGGCATTCATGCCTGCGGTCCAAGACTTCCTGAAGAAGCTGATTGCCAGCCCTGAGTTCGAAAGAGCGTTCTCGGACTCCAGCACGACTTCAACGCCGACTGCGGAGCCCATCCCCGGCAGCTAACCGGTAGCGTCGGCCACGCCCCATGGTCTGGGAGGCACCCGATTTGTGTGTCCCAGACTCTCTCCTGCGTAAGCATCGCCTTCCTGAACCGGTGCATTGGAGTCCTCGTCCATCCAGGAGTCCATGTGAGACGATAGCCATACCTGTCCTGGGCTTGGTCCGAGGTGGCCGTGTCATCTCGACGCGTCACGGGCGGCCTCACAGAGTCGCCCCCTCCCCTTGTTTTGCCAGCCACACATCTGGGTGATGACCCACACGGCAATGCGCGTGCTTTCGAGCTCGCACCGGGCTGCAACCGTGAACTCGATGATGTGCTTGTTCCCAGTCGCCCGCACGTCGACCACGAACTCGTCATGAGGGAAGCGCTCCGCTGGGCAGGCAGTGGGGTTGACGCCTCCGGGGAGGTTCATGGCGTCCAGGAAGCGTACGACGAGGCGCCTGCGAATGACGCGAGCGCCAAGGCGGTCGTTGGTGCTCCGCTCGACGGAGCCCAAGGTGCCCGGCAGGTTGCCATGGTGAGAGTGGATCTCGGGAATCGCCCGCTCCCAGACTTCTCGAAGCCCTGGGCCTGCACGGGCCAGGACTGGTACGCAGCTCCATGTCACACAACGTGTCCGCCCAGGCCGTTTGTGCCCGCGTGGAAGCACATGGCGCCCCGCCCCGGGCAGGGACCACTCCTCGCTTTCGGGGGGCCCCTCCCAAGGTAGAGCGCGGACAAGCAGCCCTTCTCCCAGCTCACCCCGCCTGGAAGAGCTGAGGGGGCTCAGCCGGAGGCCCAACAGGTGCCACCGCGGCACCGGTAGCGCGACGAGTGTTCGCCTCGATTGCCACCTGGCACAATGCCATCTGAGCCTGGAGTTGGAGAGTGAGCGCGCGGCTTCGCGCCATGGCCACACCGATGATAGCGAGGAGAGCCCCTCCAATAACAGCCAGGGTAGATCCCCCCTCGCTCCCGCCGACAGCGTATCCAATGAATGCGCCTACAGCGAAGCCAGCGAGGCCACCACGCACGACGACCCCCTTGGCTTGCTCGTAGAGGGATTCTGCGTGCGTCTGGATGATGTTCGGGTCGTACTGGACCAGCATGTCACTCCCTCAGGGGTTGCGCGCTGCACTCGCAGGCTGGCGAACCCTCCCACGGTGAGGGGCTTGAGCCAAGAGAGGCAACCACCACCCACTCGGTACTGGCTGGGAGTGCCACCTAATACGACTTGGTCACATCCGTGAGGGCAGCTTAGGCGGGGCTCTGGAGCGGATGGCCCTGTTGCAGAGCGGGCAGATGCCAATCTGCACGAGCAGGATGGGTTGAAGAGCGCGCCGCACCATCGGCAGTGTCCAGTGCACTCGGCTCCGGGGGGAAAAGCACCCGACGGAGCGCGAGGAAGCCGTGGGCTACGGCACAGAGGGTAGCGTGGTGGTGGAAGCCGCGCCATGTTCGCCCTTCGAAGTGGTCCAGGCCGACCTCGGCTTTCAGCTCCTGGTAGTCCCTCTCGACGCGCCAGCGCAGCTTTGTCAGGCGAACCAACTGCTTGAGGGGAATGTCCGCTGGCATCGTGGAGAGATGGAACTTGGTCGGCTCCTCCTCGTTCCTTGGCCATTCGCAGAGCAGCCACTGTTCGTCGCCTGGGGCCAGTCCAATCGAGTGTCCATGACCAATGCGGATGCGCAGTGCTGCGAAACGAGAGCGCTTGCGGCCCTTGGGACCCTCACCCCAACTGAGCGACATCCAGGAAGTGGGTGGTAGGTCGGCGGCCAGTTTCTGGGCGGCAACGGGTTTCGCTTCACCATAACGGTAGCGCGTGCGCGCCGGCCCACTCATGCCCGCGGGCTTCGGGGGAATGGGCGGAAGCTCAAATCCTGGAGGCCAGACCACCGAGTCTCCCCGAATGCCGACACTGTACGGGAGCCCCCGGCGCGTGAGTTCCTCGCGGAACCCAATGTCATTCCCATACCCGCAGTCCGCAAGGAACAGTCGCCGCTTCACACCCCAGTTCAATGCACGCTCAATCAGCTCCAGGGCGACATCTCGCTTCGTCTTGAACTTCACGTCCTCCGGCACGCCCGCCTTGCTCAGGCGCTTTGAGTCGGCCGTCCATTCCGCCGGCAGGTACAGCCGCATCCCAATGCAGCTGCTGCCCTTCTCACCAGCCAGATGCAGACTGGGCGTGATCCGCCTCAGTGGACACCAAGGAAGAGGCAGGTACGGTGTCCGACATGACGGAAGCGAAGAAGCCGAGACGGCCCCGGCGTAGCTACACGGAGGAGTTCAAGGCCGGGGCCGTGAGGCTGGTGCTGGAGGAAGGAAAGACGACGTCTCAGGTGGCAAGGGACCTGGACTTGACGCTGTCGGCACTGAGGATGTGGGTGGACCAGGCCCGGGCGGACAAAGGCCAGGGCAAGCCAGGGGCGCTGACGAGTGCGGAGCGGCAGGAGCTCACGAAGCTGCGCAAGCAGGTGCGCGAGCTGGAAATGGAGCGGACGCTGCTAAAAAAATGGGTGGCCTACACCGCGAAGGAGAACGGGTGAAGTTCGAGTTCATCCGTGCGGAGCAGGCCCACTTCTCCGTCAGTTGGCTGTGCCGCATGCTGGAGGTGTCGCGTTCTGGCTTCTACGCATGGAGCCGGAGACCGAAGAGTGCGCGACAGAGGGAGGACTCCCGGCTGAAGGTGCTGGTGTATGAGGCCCACCAGAAGGGCCGCTGTACCTACGGAAGCCCGCGGATCCACCGTGCCCTGCACAACCAAGGAGTCCGCGTCGGCCGCAACCGTGTCATCCGTCTCATGCGCGAGGAGAAGTTGGTGGGCCGAATGCGTCGACGCTACCGCGGCACGACGATGAGCGACCACCAGCAGCCGGTGGCGGGCAATCTGCTCGACAGGCGGTTCACCGCGCACCGCGCGAATGAGCGCTGGGTGGGAGACACCACGGAGCTGTCCATCCCCGGAGGCAGGCTCTTCCTGGCGGCCATCATCGACCTCTATTCACGCTTCGTCGTGGGTTGGGCTCTCAGCGCGGTGAACGACAGGCACTTGACGCTCAAGGCGCTCGACATGGCGCTGCGCCGTCGATGCCCGGCCGCAGGTCTCTTGCACCACACCGACCAGGGGAGCACGTACGCGAGTGAGGACTACCAACGCGTCCTCGAGCGACACGGCATCGTCTGCAGCATGAGCCGACGCGGCAATTGCTACGACAACGCAGCCATGGAGAGTTGGTTCAGCACGCTCAAGAATGAGTTGGGAGAGGTTTTCGAGAGCCCCAATGCCGCGAAGGTAAAGCTGTTCGACTACATCGAGGTCTTCTACAACCAGCAACGCATGCACTCGGCAATCGGCTACGCTGCGCCGGCCGAGTTCGAACGGGCAGCGGCATAGTCAACCTGTCCACCGAATCGGATCACGCCCAGAGGGCTCGCGAAGCTGGAAGGAGACAGTGCGCCCGACGCTACGAGGACACTTGAAGGCCGAGCCCCAGACGCTCGTGCTGGAGCCCACGGCCCGCTCCCTGCTGCGATAAGCAGACCCGGGCACTTCAGTTACCCAGGCCGGGCCCGAGGTCCTGGGGCGTCTGCCAGATGCCGTGGCTGGGCGAAGCAGTCATTCATCCAGTACCTGTGCGCGGTTGTTGACGCTGCGCTCCTGTCGCGTCGGGACGAGCCAGACCTCGTCTTCACCGCCCCTGACGCGCACGCCACAGGACACTACCAGCTCGGGCTCGACGCAGTGGATCAATTGTTGTTCACCTCTGGGAGGCGTGACGTCCGCGGTGACCTCAAACCGCGACATATTGATGAGCGGGACACAGCTCACCGACGAGGCAAAGGACTTCGTGGCGCAAGGCTTTCTCATCGCACGCGTGCTGCTGAGCCTGGACCCGCCGGGCACACCCGATTGCGGAGACTGCTGAACCGTGGCTTCACGGCACAGCGCATCTCCGGCATGACGCCATTCATCGAGAAGATGGCGCACGTGCTGGTGGACCGCTTCGCTCAGGACGGGGGCACGCCGGCGTGTCGCACGGCTTGTGGAATCAATTGAAAAACAAGAAAAATAAGCCATCGAGAGACCTCCTGTGTCCTCAAGGGTGTCCCTTCGCTTCGCCCCCCGACCGAAGCGCACCTTGAGGTCGTCCGATGCTCATCGCCATGGAATTTTCCAGGGCGCGGCTTGCCGCGTTCTTGTTGGCCCCCCTCCTCTCGATGTCTTGCACGGGAGGCGCTCCGGACAAATCGCCTCCCACCGAGGACGGAGCCCCCGAGGCTGGCGGCGGGCTTCCCTCGGTGCCAGAGGCGGACATGGTTACCGCCGAGGTGCCCTCGCTGGCGACGGTGCTCGTCGCGACGGGCGCTTCATGGCACTACCTGGACACGGGTGTGGACCTCGGCACAGCGTGGACGGCGACGGAGTTCACGGACGCAGCCTGGGCGACGGGAGCCTCTCCGCTGGGCTATGCGGAGACGGACCTGGCCACGTCGATCTCCTACGGCGCCAATACCACCAACAAGCACATCACCACGTACTTCCGGCACGCCTTCACTGTCGCGGACGTGGCGCAGGTCAGGGAATTGCTGGTGCGGTTGCAGCGAGATGACGGGGCCATCGTCTATCTGAATGGCACGGAGGTCTTGCGCAGCAACCTGCCGGCTGGGGCGGTGGGCTACCGTACGCTGGCGCCCGCCACCATCGCGGTGCCCGCGGAAGAGCAGACGTGGGTGAGCCAGGATATCGACGTGGCGGCGCTGCGCACGGGGGCGAATGTCCTCGCGGTGGAGCTGCACCAGTCCGCGATGAACACGTCCGATGCGCGCTTCAACCTCGAGTTGAGCGCTACGCTCGCGCCCGCGCCGACGCCCATTTCCGAGTGCTACCCGTTCGACATGCCCACGACGGCGGCGCTGCGCGCTGCGCCGAAGAAGGTTTTTGGTTTCTACTACCCCATCTTCCCCATCTCCATCGACAACGCACAGCCCGCGTCGGACTACTGGACGGGTTGGATGACACCCGAGTCGCGCAACGGCGAGTACGCCAACATCGGCGGACTGATGAGGGACAGGCCGCTGCCACGCCCCCCCTGGGCCGATAGTGCGTGGCGGCAACGTGACTTCGAGACGGAGGTGCGCCGCGCGATAGCGGCCGGCATGGATGGCTTCATCTATGAGCACCCGTACCGCGTCTCTTCCGACACTCGGAACAACCAACTCACCGTCATGCTCGCGGCGGCGGCGGCGGTGGACCCGGAGTTCCGCATCGTCCTCAGCCCGGACTTCCCCACGGAGGCAGAGGGCACCACGGACGGACTGGTGTCGATGATTGCCTCCGTGGCGCAGCACCCATCCGTGCATAAGCTCAACGGCGCCATCGTCCTGACCAGCTTCAACCCGGAGCGCAAGCCTGTGGCTTTCTGGACGGAGCTGAAGACGCGGCTCGCAGCCCAGGGCATCTCCGTCACGTATTGGCCGCTCCTGTCGTACACGGGCGACGTGTCGAAGTACGCGGAGTGGAACAACCTGGTGACTGGTTTCTCCTCGTGGGGAGAGCGCACCGCTCAGTCCGGGGAGACCATGCGCCGCTGGAGCGTGGAGTCTCACCGCCGCGGCAAACTGTGGATGTCCCCCGTCGCGTTCGAGGACGTGCGCCACAAGCTTACCGACAGCGAGAACAGCAGCCGCGTGTACTGGGAGGCGCAAAACAGCCTGGCGTTCCGCTCGCAGTTCGAGAAGGCGATGGAGGGCGACGCGGACTGGATTACGTTGCTGACGCTGACGGACTACGGCGAGTCGTGGCTGACGGCGTCCCAGGAGCGTGGCTACGTCATCATGGATTGGATTGCGTACTACACCACCTGGTTCAAGACAGGACAGCGCCCCACCATCGTCCGAGATACGCTCTATTACACGCACCGTCGGCACCGTACGGACGCTCCCTTCAACGCCGCGAAGCAGACAGCGCGCGCCATGAAGCTACGAGGTGGGGTCGCGGCATCCAACCAGGTGGAGTTGCTCGCGTTCCTCAAGGAACCGGGCCAGCTGGTCATCACCCAGGGCACCGATGTGCGCACGATGGACGTGACGAGCGCGGGGATGACGGCCTTCCAGGTGGCACTGGTACCCGGCACCACGCCCGTCTTCGAACTCCGGCGCAGCGGAGTCACCGTGCAGCGCCTGGAGAGCACGACGGCCATCCTCGCCCAGACCGTCTACCAGGACCTCATGTATCACGCGGGCGGCGGGCGCCCCTGCACGCGGCCGTGAGCGTCGGCGCGCGAGGACCGTCTGGGTTTCATTCGCCAGGGCAGCAATCTGCTGCGCGAGCCCCTGGTGAGCAGCAACCGGGACCTCAGCGAGGAAGGACACAGAGTCAACCTGGGCCGCCGCAATAGATGCGATAGCGGCGAGGTGTTGCTCCAGTCTCCGAACGCGCGCCTGGATCAGGGCGAGTTGGGCGCCATCGACCGAACGAGGCGTGGATGCGTTCCTGCCGCACCCGCCTTCCGTTGGGCGTTGGCGACCCCAAGGAGCGCGGCGACGATGGACTCAAGAAGCGTCCATCCCGTGGCAGAGGCGCCTGAATCGACGGCCGCAGCCCACCCACTGGGGGACGTTCGGACCTCGAGCGCGAAGCGCTCAGGGAACGAAGTCACTGCCTCCGTGGGAATTAGATGGGAAAGGACTCCGGAGACATCGCCGACGCCTATGTAGGCATCGGTGGCTTCCCGAGTAATTTCAGTGGGTTCGGGAGCGCCCCAGGCAGGACTCGAACCTGCGACCCCCGGCTTAGAAGGCCGGTGCTCTATCCAGCTGAGCTACTGGAGCTGGTTGGGCCACCCGCTCTGATTCCACTGCTTTACTTCAAGTCGGGGCGAGAGGATTTGAACCTCCGACCCCCTGCGCCCAAGGCAGGTGCGCTACCAGGCTGCGCTACGCCCCGAGAAGTAGAGTCCGGCATTGTTGAACCATCGCGCACGGACGCGCAAGAGCAACGTGCCTGACTCCCTCATTCATTCGTCCTTCCCCAACTCCAACAGCCGCGACTTCATCTTCCGGAAGGCCGCTCCCCGGTGTGAAACCGCCGACTTCTCCTCGGACGTCAGCTCCGCCATCGACCGGCCAGTGTCCGGAAACATGAAGACAGGGTCGTAGCCGAAGCCATGCGTCCCCCGGGCCTCGTGCCCTATCCGCCCCTCACACCGCCCCTCCTCCACGTGTGTCCGTCCATCCGGCCACACCAGCGCCAACGCACACCGGAACGACGCCCCTCGCTCCGCGTCCGGCACCCCCGAGAGCTCCATCAACAGCTTCTCGTAGCGAGCCTTGTCGTCCCCTTCCGCATACCGCGCGGACAACACCCCGGGCCCCCCATCCAGCGCGTCCACGCACAGTCCCGAGTCATCCGCCAACGCCGGCAGCCCCGTCGCCTTCGCGTACTCCAGCGCCTTCTTCACCGCGTTCGCCTCGAACGTGTCCCCGTCCTCTTCCGGCTCGGGCACCGGCGGCACATCCGCGAGCGACACCACCTCCACCACGTCGCCCACCAGCTCCCGCAGCTCGCGCACCTTCCCCTTGTTCGTCGTCGCGAAGAGCAGCTTCGCCTTGCGCGCCGTCACTCCAGCACCTTCGCCTGCGCGGCCACCAGCTGCTGGATGGCCGCCAAGCCCCCGTCGAGCATCGCGTCCAGCGTCCTGCGGTCGAACATCTGGTGCTCCGCCGTCCCCTGCACCTCCACCATCCGCCCATCCCCCGTCGCCACGATGTTCAGGTCCACGTCCGCCTTCGAGTCCTCCTCGTAGTCCAGGTCCACTCGAACCTCGCCGCCCACCACACCCACGGACACCGCCGCCATCGGCGTCAGCTTGGGCATCTTGCTGAGGACGCCCTGCTTCTGAAGCGAGCGCAGCGCGAGCACCAGCGCCACATACGCCCCCGTAATCGACGCCGTGCGCGTCCCGCCATCGGCCTGCAACACGTCACAGTCCAGGGTCAGCGTCCGCGTCCCCAGCGTCGACAGGTCCACCGCCGCGCGGAGCGAACGCCCGATCAGCCGCTGAATCTCCATCGTGCGGCCCGTCTGCTTCCCCTTCGCCGCCTCGCGCTGGCTGCGCGAGTGCGTGGCGCGCGGCAACATCCCGTACTCCGCAGTCACCCAGCCCGTGCCCTTGCCCATCAGGTGCGGCGGAACCCGCTCCTCCGTGGAACAGGTGACGAGCACCTTGGTGTGGCCGAACTCCACCTGCACGGAGCCCTCCGCATAGCG from Myxococcus stipitatus carries:
- a CDS encoding VCBS repeat-containing protein; translation: MEWCNYFGSQLFVDDFNGDGLADMLCHSWLSGEKRIAFARPPDGHFVGNDWYSPMGWCSRQGSQFVTGDFNGDGRADLLCHDTLTGEKWIAFARLGGYFVGTDWYQDMKWCNRLSARFSAADFNGDGRTDLFCYDVSSGAKWFAYSAF
- a CDS encoding DUF4328 domain-containing protein — encoded protein: MGISLHAVAEFAYLAVTMWLYGLVLGCGYSKQESLVAYGTALLIVNVVMAVSELLGVVGFLTWQYRVTRLAALIEVSQTSPRWAILSWFVPGMNLFKPYLMLRDLSRALGGAANRTGLVRAWWLTALLSLMLSAGYYAIHNIDEIADISPTARQVTHIIQTAVFLLAAALCIGVIWRIQRRLVQVKDELQLAP
- a CDS encoding IS3 family transposase (programmed frameshift), which gives rise to MNPVVKEARVGETEVVEKAKRRRFSAEDKRRILEEADRCTKPGEVGALLRREGLYSSLLSVWRRQREAGGQAALEPVKRGPPAKVPAPGVRRIAELEKELARAQAKLKRAEALLDLQKKVFGNPGSGTAQARRGALMAAAREAVGELGVFPVCQVMGLSRATFYRSLRPTQGAARGRRQPRALSAEQRAEVLRVLHEPRFADAAPAEVYAQLLDEGRYLCSERTLYRVLAENQEVRERRNQLRHPNHPVPQVHATKPNELWSWDISKLHGPGKWTYFYLYVVLDVYSRAVVGWMVAHRESAALAQKLLAQTCERQGIQPGQLTIHADRGSSMTSKPVALLMADLGVTKTHSRPHVSNDNPFSEAHFKTLKYRPDFPRVFGCLQDARGFCADFFRWYNEEHHHSGLGLLTPHDVHHGLAHARLSARAVVLEAAFAAHPERFPHGLPKPQALPNAVWINNPAHLPNSKAAAH
- a CDS encoding IS3 family transposase (programmed frameshift), which encodes MTEAKKPRRPRRSYTEEFKAGAVRLVLEEGKTTSQVARDLDLTLSALRMWVDQARADKGQGKPGALTSAERQELTKLRKQVRELEMERTLLKKLGGLHREGERVKFEFIRAEQAHFSVSWLCRMLEVSRSGFYAWSRRPKSARQREDSRLKVLVYEAHQKGRCTYGSPRIHRALHNQGVRVGRNRVIRLMREEKLVGRMRRRYRGTTMSDHQQPVAGNLLDRRFTAHRANERWVGDTTELSIPGGRLFLAAIIDLYSRFVVGWALSAVNDRHLTLKALDMALRRRCPAAGLLHHTDQGSTYASEDYQRVLERHGIVCSMSRRGNCYDNAAMESWFSTLKNELGEVFESPNAAKVKLFDYIEVFYNQQRMHSAIGYAAPAEFERAAA
- a CDS encoding endo-1,3-alpha-glucanase family glycosylhydrolase, encoding MVTAEVPSLATVLVATGASWHYLDTGVDLGTAWTATEFTDAAWATGASPLGYAETDLATSISYGANTTNKHITTYFRHAFTVADVAQVRELLVRLQRDDGAIVYLNGTEVLRSNLPAGAVGYRTLAPATIAVPAEEQTWVSQDIDVAALRTGANVLAVELHQSAMNTSDARFNLELSATLAPAPTPISECYPFDMPTTAALRAAPKKVFGFYYPIFPISIDNAQPASDYWTGWMTPESRNGEYANIGGLMRDRPLPRPPWADSAWRQRDFETEVRRAIAAGMDGFIYEHPYRVSSDTRNNQLTVMLAAAAAVDPEFRIVLSPDFPTEAEGTTDGLVSMIASVAQHPSVHKLNGAIVLTSFNPERKPVAFWTELKTRLAAQGISVTYWPLLSYTGDVSKYAEWNNLVTGFSSWGERTAQSGETMRRWSVESHRRGKLWMSPVAFEDVRHKLTDSENSSRVYWEAQNSLAFRSQFEKAMEGDADWITLLTLTDYGESWLTASQERGYVIMDWIAYYTTWFKTGQRPTIVRDTLYYTHRRHRTDAPFNAAKQTARAMKLRGGVAASNQVELLAFLKEPGQLVITQGTDVRTMDVTSAGMTAFQVALVPGTTPVFELRRSGVTVQRLESTTAILAQTVYQDLMYHAGGGRPCTRP
- a CDS encoding XTP/dITP diphosphatase, encoding MTARKAKLLFATTNKGKVRELRELVGDVVEVVSLADVPPVPEPEEDGDTFEANAVKKALEYAKATGLPALADDSGLCVDALDGGPGVLSARYAEGDDKARYEKLLMELSGVPDAERGASFRCALALVWPDGRTHVEEGRCEGRIGHEARGTHGFGYDPVFMFPDTGRSMAELTSEEKSAVSHRGAAFRKMKSRLLELGKDE